In Kineosporia sp. NBRC 101731, the genomic window CCGGCCGATGCGGTGTCGTTCGTCGCCGCGACCGGCGTGGACAGCCTGGCCGTGGCGGTCGGCAGCTCCCACGCGATGACCGAGCGCACGGCCCAGCTCGACCTCGACCTGATCGCCGACCTGGCGAAGGCCGTGCCGGTGCCGCTGGTGCTGCACGGTTCGTCCGGGGTCTCCGACGACCAGCTGGCCGGGGCGGTGCGGGCCGGGCTGGTGAAGGTGAACATCTCCACGCACCTGAACGGCCTGTTCACCCGGGCGATCCGGCAGCGTCTGGAGGCCGACGAGAAGCTCGTCGACCCGCGCAAGTACATCGCCCCGGGCCGTGAGGCCGTGGCCCACGAGGTGGAACGTCTGCTCAAGCTCCTGGCCGGCCGGTGAGGTAGGTTTCCCGCTTTTTCGTCAAGACGGGGTATCGCGCACCGGGTCGGGGGCGCGCTGCGTGATCACCCGGACCCACTGCCCCATCTCTTCCTGCTCGATGCGGTTGATCGTCTCGACCAGCAACCGGTCGCGGCTGGAGTCGTAGTCGTACGGCGCGGAACCGATGGCGTAGAGACGGCGTTCGGCGTTCACAGCCTCACGCGCCCGGCTGAAGCGCACGTAGTTCTCGTGCCACTGGAACAGGTTGCGCAGCCCGGTCAGCAGCACC contains:
- a CDS encoding DUF4231 domain-containing protein is translated as MDGASYAAALADESYERYRRHADRSRNRYRLTEILFVVLSAAIPVAAVIVPGVPVVPAVLGACLVLLTGLRNLFQWHENYVRFSRAREAVNAERRLYAIGSAPYDYDSSRDRLLVETINRIEQEEMGQWVRVITQRAPDPVRDTPS